In a genomic window of Vulpes lagopus strain Blue_001 chromosome 13, ASM1834538v1, whole genome shotgun sequence:
- the LOC121474696 gene encoding uncharacterized protein LOC121474696 isoform X4 — protein sequence MRGPWAGGRRLRSRRHVPARRCKGGSRAAGRQPVRVAEPALGQVGVRGRACGERGTDRPRGGRRRGSGRGLPGWRARGRHRARPGRTRPGEELPGLPRASRCGLCAPAVASGPQPPSCRGGGCSGAETCSRWRGPARGRLGAGPGAVQPVTPRPGERQRRWGPRPQAWGSEREADDALHRGGTQRWPRLNADTCFSAQRMNSSSENSAHVGGGTARPFFYVHAVGPPPYPSPWYQHLPGNPFCVPGPGFRNGSLYFPYSVVLSEYPGFLVPQSPLPTAFNRRPMFCNTAQFRQCSGYGQKTNTKETQTEPHQAENMTQKQDTHSEGNRVTSILTSNIDTKAGKTEATGRVLFSVVQKEPHPESPSHNIVYRISPQGHYIPEKAKTRPEQSKGCPVTQFWKTLKETIRLYNLTYGEAKDRDEIQDTLNSSLCQSSGDGNQLQQERPFCSSNKAIEDLSLQSRSQSPISFGESMPDDGSGGHGLLVKVDEGEVVETHSCPQSYVPPPTSLAQFSQVSEGIQCDMSQWQDAEHEQSPESSPESRKTTEEGAVRCGELDEVVVRDGFPKYVPNPSWLAQMNSKGVDAGIQCDGSWCQDAELEKSPEQMPSKHEESSPACKTEGSQGKTIRTGELNTDEEMTRKDETEEEEHENFKKCADIQKSVTSIKQTSLSNFSSGSTGYLVRKNAASNTVLLKDSEDCDFEEEAEGEMEELDCLFAEVSPLGPMASSKGQIYHKAGRIIRMPPECCLPSQLLVWPTRNKNRLKHGEYESIPVVCKVTGQDGRFRGECTTAMQKGLESKRASHKSWERNCERWKTKVPYKVSNRFEADAVKFRK from the exons ATGCGCGGGCCATGGGCGGGAGGGCGGCGCCTGCGCAGTAGGCGGCACGTGCCCGCCAGACGATGTAAGGGCGGGAGCCGGGCCGCGGGGCGCCAGCCTGTCCGCGTGGCGGAGCCTGCTCTGGGGCAGGTGGGTGTGCGGGGACGCGCGTGTGGGGAGCGCGGAACAGACCGGCCGCGGGGCGGGAGACGCCGGGGCTCGGGGCGCGGGCTCCCCGGCTGGAGGGCGCGGGGTAGGCACCGGGCGAGGCCGGGCAGGACACGCCCTGGAGAGGAGCTCCCGGGTCTGCCCAGAGCGTCGCGCTGCGGCCTGTGCGCTCCTGCCGTGGCCTCCGGGCCTCAGCCGCCCTCCTGCCGCGGCGGCGGCTGCTCAGGAGCCGAGACTTGCTCCCGCTGGAGGGGACCCGCCCGCGGGCGGCTCGGCGCAGGGCCTGGGGCGGTGCAGCCCGTGACCCCGAGGCCAGGCGAGCGGCAGAGACGGTGGGGACCCCGCCCGCAGGCTTGGGGTTCTGAGCGGGAAGCGGACGACGCCCTCCATCGCGGCGGGACGCAGCGCTGGCCTCGCCTGAACGCCGACACCTGTTTTTCAGCCCAGAGAATGAACTCCTCTTCGGAAAACAGCGCTCATGTTGGGGGCGGCACCGCCAGGCCGTTTTTCTACGTGCACGCGGTGGGCCCTCCGCCGTACCCGAGTCCCTGGTACCAGCATCTCCCCGGTAATCCGTTCTGTGTTCCGGGGCCAG GTTTCAGAAACGGAAGTCTGTATTTTCCATATTCAGTGGTACTCAGTGAGTATCCTGGCTTCCTCGTCCCTCAGTCCCCGTTGCCCACTGCATTTAACCGAAGACCTATGTTTTGTAACACAGCACAGTTCCGGCAGTGTAGTGGCTACGGACAGAAAACAAATACGAAAGAGACTCAGACTGAACCTCATCAGGCTGAAAATATGACGCAGAAACAAGACACCCACTCAGAAGGTAATAGGGTGACCAGTATCCTGACTTCTAATATTGACACAAAAGCCGGCAAAACTGAAGCAACAGgtagggttttgttttctgttgtccAGAAGGAGCCACATCCTGAGAGCCCTTCTCATAACATCGTGTACAGGATATCACCTCAAGGACACTATATACCTGAGAAGGCAAAAACGAGGCCAGAACAGAGCAAAGGATGCCCTGTAACACAGTTCTGGAAGACTTTGAAGGAAACTATCCGTTTGTATAACCTAACTTATG GTGAAGCAAAAGACAGAGATGAAATCCAGGATACACTAAACTCCAGTCTGTGCCAGTCTTCTGGAGATGGCAATCAGCTCCAGCAGGAAAGGCCGTTCTGCTCCAGCAATAAGGCCATTGAGGACCTGAGCCTACAGTCCAGATCCCAGAGTCCCATTAGCTTTGGGGAGAGCATGCCAGACGATGGCAGTGGGGGCCATGGCCTCCTTGTGAAAGTGGATGAAGGTGAAGTGGTAGAGACGCACAGCTGCCCTCAGAGTTATGTCCCTCCCCCTACCTCTCTGGCCCAGTTCAGCCAAGTCAGTGAAGGCATTCAGTGTGATATGAGCCAGTGGCAGGATGCAGAACACGAACAATCTCCTGAGTCATCACCAGAAAGcagaaagacaacagaggaaGGGGCAGTCAGGTGTGGGGAATTGGATGAGGTGGTGGTGAGGGATGGCTTCCCCAAGTATGTTCCTAACCCCTCCTGGTTGGCCCAGATGAACAGCAAGGGAGTAGATGCGGGGATTCAGTGTGATGGCAGCTGGTGTCAGGATGCAGAGCTGGAGAAATCCCCTGAGCAAATGCCTTCCAAACATGAGGAGTCCTCACCAGCCTGCAAAACTGAGGGCTCACAGGGAAAGACTATCAGGACTGGGGAACTgaacacagatgaagaaatgaccAGGAAGGATGAGACTGAGGAGGAGGAGCACGAGAACTTCAAGAAGTGTGCAGATATTCAAAAGTCTGTGACCAGCATCAAGCAGACATCCCTGAGCAACTTCTCAAGTGGGAGCACAGGCTATTTAGTGAGGAAAAATGCTGCCTCGAACACTGTACTTCTTAAGGATTCAGAAGACTGTGACTTCGAAGAGGAAGCTGAAGGTGAAATGGAGGAGCTAGACTGCCTCTTTGCAGAAGTTAGTCCACTGGGCCCTATGGCCTCTTCAAAAGGACAGATTTATCACAAGGCTGGCAGGATCATCCGGATGCCACCCGAGTGCTGTCTCCCTTCCCAACTTCTTGTGTGGCCCACCAGAAATAAGAACAGGTTAAAGCATGGAGAATATGAGAGCATCCCTGTAGTGTGCAAAGTGACGGGACAGGATGGCCGGTTCCGAGGGGAATGTACCACGGCCATGCAGAAGGGGTTGGAGTCCAAGAGAGCCTCTCATAAGTCCTGGGAAC GTAACTGTGAGAGGTGGAAAACCAAGGTACCTTACAAAGTTTCAAACAGATTCGAGGCAGATGCTGTAAAGTTTAGGAAATAG
- the LOC121474696 gene encoding uncharacterized protein LOC121474696 isoform X6 has translation MNSSSENSAHVGGGTARPFFYVHAVGPPPYPSPWYQHLPGNPFCVPGPGFRNGSLYFPYSVVLSEYPGFLVPQSPLPTAFNRRPMFCNTAQFRQCSGYGQKTNTKETQTEPHQAENMTQKQDTHSEGNRVTSILTSNIDTKAGKTEATGRVLFSVVQKEPHPESPSHNIVYRISPQGHYIPEKAKTRPEQSKGCPVTQFWKTLKETIRLYNLTYGKTMPENLVQHSGISQSPCESRSVLYNRHEGADSIAGKDEESTVWSEQCHDVKHDEVVKSGSIRDMNLGKEKGCAAVPQFLSSPGEAKDRDEIQDTLNSSLCQSSGDGNQLQQERPFCSSNKAIEDLSLQSRSQSPISFGESMPDDGSGGHGLLVKVDEGEVVETHSCPQSYVPPPTSLAQFSQVSEGIQCDMSQWQDAEHEQSPESSPESRKTTEEGAVRCGELDEVVVRDGFPKYVPNPSWLAQMNSKGVDAGIQCDGSWCQDAELEKSPEQMPSKHEESSPACKTEGSQGKTIRTGELNTDEEMTRKDETEEEEHENFKKCADIQKSVTSIKQTSLSNFSSGSTGYLVRKNAASNTVLLKDSEDCDFEEEAEGEMEELDCLFAEVSPLGPMASSKGQIYHKAGRIIRMPPECCLPSQLLVWPTRNKNRLKHGEYESIPVVCKVTGQDGRFRGECTTAMQKGLESKRASHKSWERNCERWKTKVPYKVSNRFEADAVKFRK, from the exons ATGAACTCCTCTTCGGAAAACAGCGCTCATGTTGGGGGCGGCACCGCCAGGCCGTTTTTCTACGTGCACGCGGTGGGCCCTCCGCCGTACCCGAGTCCCTGGTACCAGCATCTCCCCGGTAATCCGTTCTGTGTTCCGGGGCCAG GTTTCAGAAACGGAAGTCTGTATTTTCCATATTCAGTGGTACTCAGTGAGTATCCTGGCTTCCTCGTCCCTCAGTCCCCGTTGCCCACTGCATTTAACCGAAGACCTATGTTTTGTAACACAGCACAGTTCCGGCAGTGTAGTGGCTACGGACAGAAAACAAATACGAAAGAGACTCAGACTGAACCTCATCAGGCTGAAAATATGACGCAGAAACAAGACACCCACTCAGAAGGTAATAGGGTGACCAGTATCCTGACTTCTAATATTGACACAAAAGCCGGCAAAACTGAAGCAACAGgtagggttttgttttctgttgtccAGAAGGAGCCACATCCTGAGAGCCCTTCTCATAACATCGTGTACAGGATATCACCTCAAGGACACTATATACCTGAGAAGGCAAAAACGAGGCCAGAACAGAGCAAAGGATGCCCTGTAACACAGTTCTGGAAGACTTTGAAGGAAACTATCCGTTTGTATAACCTAACTTATGGTAAGACCATGCCAGAGAACCTGGTGCAGCATAGTGGGATTTCACAGAGTCCTTGTGAAAGTAGAAGTGTGCTCTATAACCGTCATGAGGGTGCAGACAGCATCGCAGGTAAAGATGAAGAAAGCACTGTCTGGTCAGAACAGTGTCATGATGTAAAACATGATGAGGTGGTAAAGTCAGGTTCCATCAGGGACATGaacttgggaaaagaaaaaggctgtGCAGCTGTTCCCCAATTCCTGTCCTCTCCAGGTGAAGCAAAAGACAGAGATGAAATCCAGGATACACTAAACTCCAGTCTGTGCCAGTCTTCTGGAGATGGCAATCAGCTCCAGCAGGAAAGGCCGTTCTGCTCCAGCAATAAGGCCATTGAGGACCTGAGCCTACAGTCCAGATCCCAGAGTCCCATTAGCTTTGGGGAGAGCATGCCAGACGATGGCAGTGGGGGCCATGGCCTCCTTGTGAAAGTGGATGAAGGTGAAGTGGTAGAGACGCACAGCTGCCCTCAGAGTTATGTCCCTCCCCCTACCTCTCTGGCCCAGTTCAGCCAAGTCAGTGAAGGCATTCAGTGTGATATGAGCCAGTGGCAGGATGCAGAACACGAACAATCTCCTGAGTCATCACCAGAAAGcagaaagacaacagaggaaGGGGCAGTCAGGTGTGGGGAATTGGATGAGGTGGTGGTGAGGGATGGCTTCCCCAAGTATGTTCCTAACCCCTCCTGGTTGGCCCAGATGAACAGCAAGGGAGTAGATGCGGGGATTCAGTGTGATGGCAGCTGGTGTCAGGATGCAGAGCTGGAGAAATCCCCTGAGCAAATGCCTTCCAAACATGAGGAGTCCTCACCAGCCTGCAAAACTGAGGGCTCACAGGGAAAGACTATCAGGACTGGGGAACTgaacacagatgaagaaatgaccAGGAAGGATGAGACTGAGGAGGAGGAGCACGAGAACTTCAAGAAGTGTGCAGATATTCAAAAGTCTGTGACCAGCATCAAGCAGACATCCCTGAGCAACTTCTCAAGTGGGAGCACAGGCTATTTAGTGAGGAAAAATGCTGCCTCGAACACTGTACTTCTTAAGGATTCAGAAGACTGTGACTTCGAAGAGGAAGCTGAAGGTGAAATGGAGGAGCTAGACTGCCTCTTTGCAGAAGTTAGTCCACTGGGCCCTATGGCCTCTTCAAAAGGACAGATTTATCACAAGGCTGGCAGGATCATCCGGATGCCACCCGAGTGCTGTCTCCCTTCCCAACTTCTTGTGTGGCCCACCAGAAATAAGAACAGGTTAAAGCATGGAGAATATGAGAGCATCCCTGTAGTGTGCAAAGTGACGGGACAGGATGGCCGGTTCCGAGGGGAATGTACCACGGCCATGCAGAAGGGGTTGGAGTCCAAGAGAGCCTCTCATAAGTCCTGGGAAC GTAACTGTGAGAGGTGGAAAACCAAGGTACCTTACAAAGTTTCAAACAGATTCGAGGCAGATGCTGTAAAGTTTAGGAAATAG